In Chloracidobacterium sp., the following proteins share a genomic window:
- a CDS encoding glycosyltransferase family 4 protein, with protein sequence MRVCHLCDSSVAGDYFRNITAGLTKCGIEVVLAELGPGAPPSWLTEFPGVKYHSLNAVGKAQMFAARKQLAALVRGERIDILQTHLFYSGLVAALAKPRLGKALFALMRHHTGVVRMLGSRLHVMADRWMTGRADRVITVSEAARAYMRGVDGITRDDIEVIHLGFDFEKFRPDAEKRAALRSELGFAVDDFVVGYVGNYAVGKGHFQLLDALTKIRPDVSNARLLFAGRGTLPGLDDAVAKLPVGSVVFAGWRDDITGVYNAIDVFVQPSLSEAFSQVLVEAMGCGLPVIATDVGGAREVIESGVNGILIDSDDPQAIAREVVGLFIDDARKRSIADAGRLWVRERFSADLMVERHVELYERWMSER encoded by the coding sequence ATGCGTGTCTGCCACCTGTGCGACAGCTCGGTCGCGGGCGATTACTTCCGAAATATCACTGCCGGACTGACAAAATGCGGCATCGAGGTCGTGCTGGCAGAACTCGGCCCCGGCGCGCCGCCGTCGTGGCTGACTGAGTTTCCGGGCGTGAAATATCACTCGCTAAACGCTGTGGGAAAGGCACAAATGTTCGCCGCCCGCAAACAGCTCGCTGCGCTCGTCCGAGGTGAACGTATCGACATCCTGCAAACGCATCTCTTCTATTCGGGATTGGTTGCCGCACTAGCGAAACCGCGATTGGGCAAGGCGCTCTTCGCCCTGATGCGGCATCACACCGGCGTCGTGCGGATGTTGGGATCGCGGCTGCACGTGATGGCCGACAGGTGGATGACCGGGCGTGCGGATCGCGTAATTACCGTATCCGAAGCGGCCCGGGCGTATATGCGCGGGGTTGACGGCATCACGCGGGACGATATCGAGGTCATTCATCTCGGCTTCGATTTTGAGAAGTTTCGGCCCGATGCTGAGAAACGCGCGGCGTTGCGGAGCGAGTTGGGCTTTGCCGTCGACGACTTTGTGGTCGGCTATGTCGGCAACTATGCCGTCGGCAAGGGGCATTTTCAACTGCTCGATGCTCTGACAAAGATCAGGCCGGACGTCTCGAATGCTCGGTTGTTATTCGCGGGCCGTGGCACACTGCCGGGGCTTGATGACGCGGTCGCCAAACTGCCGGTGGGCAGTGTCGTTTTTGCCGGCTGGCGTGACGATATCACGGGCGTCTATAACGCAATTGACGTGTTCGTACAGCCTTCGTTGAGCGAGGCGTTCTCACAGGTGTTGGTCGAAGCAATGGGCTGCGGCTTGCCCGTGATCGCGACCGACGTAGGCGGAGCCCGCGAGGTGATCGAAAGCGGCGTGAACGGCATCTTGATCGATTCGGATGATCCGCAGGCTATTGCGAGAGAGGTCGTAGGACTTTTCATCGATGATGCCCGGAAGCGTTCGATCGCGGATGCCGGAAGGCTATGGGTTCGTGAAAGGTTCTCAGCCGACCTGATGGTCGAGAGACACGTGGAACTCTACGAGCGGTGGATGAGCGAACGATAG
- a CDS encoding class I SAM-dependent methyltransferase codes for MAISERFCGANVVDAGRRSPYWGEHAARYMYALPFVEGKRVLDIACGTGYGIAILRENAAHVTGVDVDGEAARAALTECGGNAGVLLGNGIGLPFADTAFEVATSFETLEHLNERAAFLAELHRILVPGGRLLLSTPNANYSQPVDGVPANPFHVHEYTPDELRDELAEHFEIESFLGQTLDPTAGIPPFYDAQQRLPKDARTQIRLLGWKVFNKMPFAIRERLSGMIWGKPFYPTEIDYNFDEQTVNEAVTLVAVCRKT; via the coding sequence ATGGCGATCTCTGAACGATTTTGTGGTGCTAACGTCGTCGACGCCGGGCGGAGGTCGCCGTATTGGGGCGAGCACGCGGCGCGATATATGTATGCGTTGCCGTTCGTCGAGGGCAAACGGGTGCTTGATATCGCGTGCGGGACCGGTTACGGGATCGCGATCCTGAGAGAGAACGCCGCTCATGTGACGGGTGTCGATGTCGATGGCGAGGCTGCCCGTGCGGCGCTGACGGAATGCGGCGGTAATGCGGGCGTGCTGCTAGGGAACGGCATCGGGCTGCCGTTTGCTGATACGGCGTTTGAGGTTGCCACCTCGTTTGAGACGCTTGAGCATTTGAATGAGCGGGCGGCGTTCCTGGCGGAATTGCATCGCATACTTGTGCCGGGCGGCCGTCTGCTGCTATCGACACCGAACGCAAATTATTCGCAACCGGTTGACGGCGTGCCGGCAAACCCATTTCACGTCCACGAATATACGCCGGACGAATTACGGGACGAACTGGCCGAGCATTTTGAGATCGAGAGTTTTCTTGGACAAACGCTCGATCCGACGGCCGGCATTCCTCCGTTTTACGACGCACAGCAGCGGCTGCCGAAGGACGCTAGAACTCAGATACGGCTGTTAGGGTGGAAGGTGTTCAACAAGATGCCGTTTGCCATCCGCGAGCGCCTGAGCGGAATGATCTGGGGCAAGCCGTTCTATCCGACGGAAATCGATTACAATTTTGATGAGCAGACCGTGAATGAGGCCGTTACTCTGGTCGCTGTCTGCCGCAAAACGTAA
- a CDS encoding glycosyltransferase — translation MPQPLVTVVIPNYNYAAYLREAVDSVLAQTFENVEVVVVDDGSTDASREVIESYGGRVTAIFQENCGVAAARNNGVAAASGDFVTFLDADDRWLPDKLKKQVAAFVDDEVGLVHVGLREIDGEGNDVGSRSDGMSGSVADELLLFDRPVILGGGSGLMVRRSVFDEVGGFDTAMSTSADWDFFYRVALLYKVGFEPAVLLDYRVHSSNMHGNIGVMERDMLRGFGKAFSAGSKLDRRRCYANLFRTLSGSYLHTGRYFDALRTGIRSLANWPSGVTDLIAAIERRAK, via the coding sequence ATGCCGCAGCCTCTCGTTACCGTCGTCATCCCGAACTATAACTACGCAGCGTATCTGCGCGAGGCTGTCGATAGCGTTTTGGCTCAGACCTTTGAAAATGTCGAGGTGGTCGTCGTCGATGACGGCTCGACCGACGCGTCGCGAGAGGTCATTGAGAGTTACGGCGGGCGTGTAACGGCGATCTTTCAGGAGAATTGCGGCGTCGCGGCGGCACGGAATAACGGCGTGGCTGCGGCCAGCGGCGACTTTGTTACGTTTCTAGATGCCGACGACCGGTGGCTGCCCGACAAGCTCAAGAAACAGGTTGCGGCGTTTGTGGATGATGAGGTTGGGTTGGTCCACGTCGGGCTCCGCGAGATTGATGGCGAAGGGAATGACGTCGGTTCGAGGTCGGACGGAATGAGTGGTTCGGTGGCTGATGAACTGCTGCTGTTCGACCGGCCCGTGATCCTCGGCGGCGGCAGCGGGCTGATGGTTCGACGGTCGGTATTTGATGAGGTTGGCGGCTTTGATACGGCGATGTCAACGTCGGCGGATTGGGACTTTTTCTACCGTGTGGCGTTGCTTTATAAGGTCGGATTTGAGCCGGCCGTGCTGCTGGATTATCGTGTGCACAGTTCAAATATGCACGGCAATATCGGCGTCATGGAGCGGGACATGCTGCGCGGATTTGGCAAGGCTTTTTCAGCGGGAAGCAAGCTCGACCGGCGGCGCTGCTACGCTAACCTGTTCAGGACCTTGTCGGGCTCATATCTTCACACGGGACGATACTTCGACGCTCTTCGCACGGGCATTCGTAGCCTGGCAAACTGGCCGTCGGGCGTAACGGACCTCATCGCAGCGATCGAACGACGAGCTAAATGA
- a CDS encoding glycosyltransferase — translation MRSLYICYFGIDEPLVQTQVLPYLRELVKGGHEMSLLTFEPADRVAELRSGRAAELRKELAADGIDWYWLRYHKRLSVLATAWDVVCGVLFVSKFINHNSPNLLHARVHVPMLMAALARKVSRKRPKLLFDIRGFFPEEYVDAGIWPENGWLYRLVKRIESWLMREADGFVVLTEKARGILFPGSEHEALPVEVIPCCVDVANFCTDAESREAVRSEIGAGERYVIAYAGSFGGWYLSDEMYELFSAAREADPKVFVMVLTQRDTAAVRKRLISTGLGESDVFVASVSPDEMPRYLSAADVAVSFIKRCYSKQASSPTKNAEYLAAGLPMIVNAGVGDVDELIASERVGVMVDPLDRENYLAALTAVRTMGDVRKRCRKTAAKRFDMQTIGGERYRRIYERMNSSD, via the coding sequence ATGAGATCACTCTATATCTGCTATTTCGGTATCGACGAGCCGCTTGTGCAGACGCAGGTCCTGCCGTATCTGCGCGAACTCGTAAAGGGCGGGCACGAGATGTCGTTGCTGACATTCGAACCGGCAGATCGAGTTGCAGAGTTGCGAAGTGGCAGGGCTGCGGAGTTAAGAAAGGAGTTGGCGGCTGATGGAATTGACTGGTACTGGTTGCGGTATCACAAGCGTTTGTCGGTCTTGGCGACGGCGTGGGACGTGGTGTGTGGCGTGCTGTTTGTGAGCAAATTCATCAATCACAATTCGCCGAATCTGCTGCACGCACGTGTTCACGTTCCGATGTTGATGGCTGCGTTGGCGCGGAAGGTAAGCCGAAAGAGACCGAAATTGTTGTTCGATATTCGCGGCTTTTTTCCTGAGGAATACGTCGATGCCGGCATCTGGCCCGAGAATGGCTGGCTTTATCGGCTGGTAAAACGCATCGAGAGTTGGCTGATGCGCGAGGCCGACGGCTTTGTTGTCCTGACTGAGAAGGCTCGAGGGATACTTTTTCCCGGATCGGAACACGAAGCGCTGCCTGTCGAGGTGATCCCGTGCTGCGTCGATGTGGCGAATTTCTGTACCGATGCCGAAAGCCGCGAGGCGGTCCGAAGCGAGATCGGTGCAGGCGAGCGATATGTGATCGCCTACGCGGGTTCGTTCGGCGGGTGGTATTTGTCGGATGAGATGTATGAGTTGTTTTCGGCAGCCCGCGAGGCGGATCCGAAAGTATTCGTAATGGTGTTGACCCAGCGAGACACGGCAGCGGTGCGTAAGCGGCTGATCAGTACTGGTCTTGGCGAGAGTGACGTATTTGTCGCGAGCGTCTCACCGGATGAGATGCCGCGGTATCTCAGCGCGGCCGATGTCGCGGTATCATTTATCAAGCGGTGTTACTCGAAACAGGCGTCGTCGCCGACAAAGAATGCCGAATATCTTGCGGCAGGGCTGCCGATGATAGTCAACGCGGGCGTCGGCGATGTTGATGAGTTGATCGCGAGTGAACGGGTCGGCGTCATGGTCGATCCGCTCGACCGGGAAAACTACTTGGCGGCGTTGACGGCCGTAAGGACGATGGGCGATGTAAGAAAACGGTGCCGTAAAACAGCAGCGAAGCGATTCGACATGCAAACCATCGGTGGTGAGCGTTACAGGCGTATTTACGAGCGGATGAATTCGAGTGACTGA
- a CDS encoding class I SAM-dependent methyltransferase, with amino-acid sequence MTENGTNEIRDGYRWVRQDCPICGKRPTRRVGRRGGQAHRDGLGVECEIWQCCDCGLLFADPMPIPADGLGQHYGMDADEYFEAHDARDKLDSATELVRQAEKLLGRKGKLLDVGTGRGEVVAAAKAAGWTVEGVEPSMTFADHAEKQTGAKIWREAIEQSNIPDAEFDVVILAAVLEHLYGPDAVIDKVARVLKPGGLLYLDVPNETGLFFRVGNLYQKMCGRDWCVNLSPTFSPFHIFGFSPRSLRRLLAKHGLEPKVWKVYAGTSMVPAEGGIRAKLESMAGRVVTAVSNLGEMGTYIETWALKR; translated from the coding sequence GTGACTGAGAACGGGACAAACGAGATTCGCGACGGCTATCGCTGGGTGCGGCAGGATTGTCCCATTTGCGGCAAGCGGCCGACGCGGCGGGTCGGAAGGCGCGGCGGGCAGGCACACCGCGACGGCCTCGGCGTGGAGTGCGAGATATGGCAATGCTGCGATTGCGGCCTGTTGTTTGCCGATCCGATGCCGATCCCTGCGGATGGCCTTGGCCAGCATTACGGGATGGATGCCGATGAGTATTTTGAGGCCCACGACGCGAGGGACAAGCTCGACAGTGCGACAGAGTTGGTTCGCCAGGCGGAAAAACTGCTCGGCCGAAAGGGTAAACTCCTCGACGTCGGCACCGGCCGCGGCGAGGTCGTTGCGGCTGCAAAGGCCGCCGGCTGGACGGTCGAGGGCGTCGAGCCTTCGATGACGTTTGCTGATCATGCCGAGAAACAAACCGGCGCGAAGATCTGGCGTGAGGCTATCGAGCAGAGCAACATTCCGGACGCAGAATTTGACGTGGTCATCCTCGCCGCCGTGCTCGAGCACCTTTACGGTCCCGACGCCGTCATCGACAAGGTCGCCCGCGTGCTCAAGCCCGGCGGCCTGCTGTATCTCGACGTGCCAAATGAGACGGGGCTGTTCTTTCGCGTCGGCAATCTTTATCAGAAAATGTGCGGCCGCGACTGGTGCGTGAACCTGTCGCCGACCTTCTCGCCGTTCCACATCTTCGGGTTTTCGCCGCGTTCGCTCCGCCGCCTGCTAGCCAAGCACGGCCTCGAACCAAAGGTCTGGAAGGTCTATGCCGGAACGAGCATGGTCCCGGCCGAAGGCGGCATTCGTGCAAAGCTTGAGAGCATGGCCGGCCGTGTCGTGACGGCCGTCAGTAATCTCGGCGAGATGGGCACGTATATCGAGACGTGGGCGCTCAAAAGATAG
- a CDS encoding glycosyltransferase family 4 protein, whose protein sequence is MRVLAIVPSLYDTSPGQRFRIEQWEPLLADEGIEISYAPFETEELRSVLHTGGGVFAKIGAVTRTMRRRGRELGDLSKYDLVYLFREAAILGPPWFERRIAGSGVPIVFDFDDAVFVSYKSPSNGYLSYLKFPSKTAEIVRLSAHVMAGNQYLADYSRQFNENVSIVPTTIDTDKYTVVERPVADVPTIGWSGSFSTVQHLDTIRDVLRELARTEQFRLRVIGTPSYKIPDVDTEATQWRSATEIEDLREIDIGVMPLPDEDWSRGKCGLKALQYMALGIPTVCSPVGVNSTIIRDGVNGHLADAPREWIDVLKKLLHSRELRREIGLAGRKTVEDEYSARVVAPKVAEIFRAAVKTQA, encoded by the coding sequence ATGCGTGTTCTCGCGATAGTTCCGTCGCTTTACGACACAAGCCCGGGGCAGCGGTTTCGGATCGAACAGTGGGAGCCGCTGCTCGCGGACGAGGGCATTGAGATCAGCTACGCTCCGTTCGAGACAGAGGAATTACGCTCTGTTTTGCACACGGGTGGGGGTGTGTTTGCAAAGATCGGTGCCGTAACGAGAACGATGCGGCGACGCGGCAGGGAACTAGGCGATCTCTCCAAATACGACCTTGTTTACCTTTTTCGTGAGGCGGCAATACTCGGGCCGCCATGGTTCGAGCGGCGAATTGCCGGGTCAGGTGTGCCGATCGTTTTTGATTTTGACGATGCCGTTTTTGTCTCATACAAAAGCCCGTCGAACGGGTATCTCAGTTACCTAAAATTTCCGTCAAAGACCGCCGAGATCGTGCGGCTGTCGGCACATGTGATGGCGGGAAACCAGTATCTGGCGGATTACTCGCGCCAGTTTAACGAGAATGTGTCAATCGTTCCGACGACGATCGATACGGACAAATATACTGTTGTTGAGCGACCAGTCGCGGATGTGCCGACCATTGGCTGGAGCGGGAGCTTTAGCACGGTTCAGCATTTGGATACGATACGGGATGTGCTGCGTGAATTGGCCCGGACGGAGCAATTCCGTCTGCGCGTTATCGGGACACCGAGCTACAAGATCCCCGACGTCGATACCGAGGCGACGCAGTGGCGTTCCGCAACCGAGATCGAGGACCTTCGTGAGATCGATATCGGCGTGATGCCGTTGCCGGATGAGGATTGGAGCCGGGGCAAATGCGGACTAAAAGCACTGCAATACATGGCCCTGGGCATACCGACCGTTTGCTCGCCGGTTGGAGTAAACTCTACAATCATTAGAGATGGAGTGAACGGCCATCTCGCCGACGCACCTCGAGAATGGATCGATGTGCTCAAAAAGCTGCTCCATTCACGCGAATTGCGGCGTGAAATAGGCCTCGCCGGCAGAAAAACGGTCGAGGACGAGTATTCGGCACGCGTCGTCGCTCCAAAGGTAGCCGAGATCTTTCGCGCGGCGGTGAAGACGCAAGCGTAA
- a CDS encoding NAD-dependent epimerase/dehydratase family protein, translated as MTVSNILVTGGAGFIGSHLVDALVTRGHRVRILDSLVEQVHGASVPPHLNTQAEFIQGDVCVAAAVAKALDGIDVVYHQAAEVGVGQSMYEIVRYVKANDLGTAVMLEEMIKRRGQFKKLIVASSMSIYGEGAYRCEKCNVEVNPFLRPADQLAAHDWEFKCGECSSLLMTIGTPETKPLFPTSVYAVSKQDQEQYCLAVGRAYGIPTVAFRYFNVYGTRQALSNPYTGVCAIFSSRLLNDQSPAIFEDGEQSRDFVHVSDIVQANMLALETDRGDFEAMNVGTGRATTVKQIAEVLAKGLGKDIQPNIVGKYREGDIRHCVADIAKIRQLLGYEPKITLESGLSELLGWLATQDADDRVETATAELAHKGLVK; from the coding sequence ATGACAGTTTCTAACATTTTGGTCACCGGCGGTGCCGGTTTTATCGGCTCGCATCTTGTTGACGCGCTCGTGACGCGCGGGCATCGCGTCCGCATCCTCGATTCATTGGTCGAGCAGGTCCATGGCGCGTCTGTGCCGCCGCATCTCAATACGCAGGCTGAATTCATTCAGGGTGACGTGTGCGTTGCCGCGGCTGTCGCAAAGGCTCTCGATGGCATCGACGTGGTCTATCATCAGGCCGCCGAGGTCGGCGTCGGGCAATCAATGTACGAGATCGTCCGGTATGTAAAGGCCAACGACCTTGGTACGGCCGTGATGCTCGAGGAGATGATCAAGCGGCGGGGGCAATTCAAAAAGCTCATCGTCGCCTCGTCAATGTCGATCTACGGCGAGGGAGCGTATCGATGCGAGAAGTGCAACGTTGAGGTCAATCCATTCCTGCGGCCCGCCGATCAGCTCGCGGCACACGATTGGGAATTTAAGTGCGGCGAATGCAGTTCGCTGCTGATGACGATAGGCACACCCGAGACAAAGCCGCTATTTCCGACCTCTGTTTACGCAGTCAGCAAGCAGGACCAGGAGCAGTACTGTCTTGCGGTCGGCCGGGCCTATGGCATCCCGACGGTGGCGTTTCGGTATTTCAACGTTTACGGCACGCGGCAGGCGTTGTCTAATCCCTACACTGGCGTTTGTGCGATATTCTCTTCGCGGCTGCTCAACGACCAGTCGCCCGCGATCTTTGAGGACGGCGAGCAGTCCCGCGATTTTGTCCACGTTAGCGATATTGTCCAGGCAAATATGCTCGCACTCGAGACGGACAGAGGCGATTTCGAGGCAATGAACGTAGGCACCGGCCGGGCCACGACCGTCAAACAGATCGCTGAAGTTCTCGCCAAAGGCCTGGGCAAGGACATCCAGCCAAACATTGTCGGCAAATACCGCGAAGGCGACATCCGCCATTGCGTAGCAGACATTGCGAAGATCCGCCAGCTTTTGGGCTATGAACCCAAGATCACGCTTGAATCCGGGCTCTCGGAACTGCTCGGATGGCTCGCGACTCAAGATGCTGACGATCGTGTAGAAACAGCAACCGCAGAATTAGCACACAAGGGCCTCGTCAAATAG
- a CDS encoding carbamoyltransferase has protein sequence MYILGLTTLGDSAAALIKDGELIAAVEEERFSRVKHHSGFPYKSIEFCLDHAGIKLSDVEHIGHYWKPWILRHKAMQAARSAFISRDMFKARADRGIAQVSDSYLGMFRHPRRLREHFGASDFKFHYIEHHQSHAASAFFVSPFDSAAILTWDGTGEDTTTLFSRGTGNKIDVLKRIKLPHSLGQFYSAVTNYIGFDMFAGDEWKVMGLAAYGEPKYVDFFREKVLTTNGSGDFRLHIDVLDHHLAKHYQFPDGIVNELGPARMPGEELEQHHWDVACSAQKALEETALYLVRKIHEMTGEENLCMAGGVAFNSVMNGRIFHETPFKRFFVQPAAGDAGCSVGAAYYVWNQILGRPRSFVMDNAYYGPGFTNDECRAALDEAGLKYETLKDDALLPQLAMMISEGAIVGWFNGRMELGPRALGARSFLADPRRADMREILNKKVKLREWFRPLAPSMHEEAATDVFGVEHHDPFMITVIAVADDYKEKIPAVVHVDGTARPQMVSKTANPRYWKLIDEFKKRTGVPILLNTSFNVQEPIVCTPQDAVNTYRKADFDALVLENNLVVREDSV, from the coding sequence ATGTACATTCTTGGTCTGACAACCCTCGGTGATTCCGCCGCCGCTCTCATTAAGGACGGCGAGTTGATCGCTGCCGTCGAGGAAGAGCGTTTCTCGCGGGTGAAGCATCACAGTGGCTTTCCTTACAAATCCATTGAATTCTGCCTCGATCATGCCGGGATCAAGCTGAGCGACGTTGAGCATATTGGGCACTACTGGAAGCCGTGGATATTGCGGCACAAGGCGATGCAGGCGGCGAGGTCGGCGTTTATCTCGCGGGATATGTTCAAGGCGAGGGCAGATCGCGGTATCGCGCAGGTGAGCGACAGTTATTTGGGGATGTTCCGCCATCCGAGGCGGCTGCGCGAGCACTTCGGGGCGTCGGATTTCAAGTTCCACTACATCGAGCATCACCAGTCGCACGCAGCGTCGGCATTCTTTGTGTCGCCCTTTGATTCAGCGGCGATACTGACATGGGACGGGACGGGCGAGGACACGACCACGCTGTTCTCGCGCGGGACCGGCAACAAGATCGACGTCCTCAAACGCATCAAGCTGCCGCATTCGCTCGGGCAGTTCTACTCGGCGGTCACGAATTATATCGGCTTTGATATGTTCGCTGGCGACGAGTGGAAGGTGATGGGCCTGGCCGCGTACGGTGAGCCAAAGTACGTCGACTTCTTTCGCGAGAAGGTGCTGACGACCAACGGCAGCGGTGATTTTCGTCTTCATATCGATGTGCTCGATCATCATCTTGCAAAGCATTACCAATTCCCCGACGGCATTGTGAATGAGCTCGGCCCTGCACGAATGCCGGGTGAAGAACTCGAGCAGCATCATTGGGACGTAGCCTGTTCCGCCCAAAAGGCTCTTGAGGAGACGGCTCTTTACCTCGTGCGAAAGATCCACGAAATGACCGGCGAAGAGAACCTCTGTATGGCCGGCGGCGTGGCGTTCAACTCGGTAATGAACGGCCGCATTTTTCATGAGACTCCGTTCAAGCGCTTCTTTGTCCAGCCCGCTGCTGGCGACGCAGGCTGCTCGGTCGGGGCGGCATATTATGTTTGGAATCAGATACTTGGCCGGCCGAGATCGTTTGTTATGGACAATGCCTATTACGGCCCGGGCTTTACGAACGACGAATGTCGCGCCGCCCTGGACGAGGCAGGCCTGAAGTACGAAACGCTCAAGGACGATGCACTGTTGCCGCAGCTGGCAATGATGATCTCAGAGGGGGCGATCGTCGGGTGGTTCAACGGGCGAATGGAACTCGGTCCGCGTGCGTTGGGTGCTCGCTCGTTCCTTGCTGACCCGCGACGCGCGGACATGCGCGAGATACTGAATAAAAAGGTAAAATTGCGCGAGTGGTTTCGGCCGCTTGCGCCCTCGATGCACGAAGAGGCTGCGACCGACGTATTCGGCGTCGAACATCACGATCCGTTCATGATCACTGTGATCGCGGTCGCCGACGATTATAAAGAAAAGATACCGGCGGTCGTTCACGTTGACGGCACCGCGAGGCCCCAGATGGTGAGCAAGACAGCGAACCCGCGATACTGGAAGTTGATAGACGAATTCAAAAAACGTACGGGCGTGCCGATCCTGCTCAATACGTCATTTAACGTGCAGGAACCGATCGTCTGCACACCGCAGGACGCCGTCAATACATATCGAAAGGCTGATTTTGATGCGCTTGTGCTTGAGAACAACCTCGTGGTCCGGGAGGACTCGGTGTAG
- the asnB gene encoding asparagine synthase (glutamine-hydrolyzing), which translates to MCGITGYVNANGSPVDRSLLERMNGAILHRGPDEDGFHIHESVGLAMRRLAIIDLASGQQPMYNEDRTMALVFNGEIYNYQELREGLIARGHKLRTKSDTEAVVILYDEYGPDCLQHLRGMFAFAIWDARDQSLFLARDRVGKKPILYSHQSNGDLIFASEFTALLEHPSVSRDVDHEAIDSYMSYLCVPAPQTAFKAIRKLEPGHWLKWKGGQVETKRYWLPNFSKKIKISEKEAIEETTRILRESTRLRMISEVPLGAFLSGGVDSSAVVALMAQESDQPVKTFSIGFEEEDFSELKYARRVAEHVGAEYHEFIVRPNALEVLPTLVEHYGEPYADSSAIPTYYVSKETRKHVTVALNGDGGDESFAGYERYMAMEIADMYRSIPRPLRKLLIEGPVNLLPSSELKKTRIRDVQRFFTSANEGRKERYFRWMSTFKPAVKPALYTDNFAHAVAGQQASHFLDDWFDRANGSGILDATLLTDQMTYLPNDLLVKVDIASMANSLEARSPFLDHKLIEFAASLPENIKMNRLRTKYLLKKVAARLVPSEVIYRRKMGFGVPVGRWLRGEMKGFLREVLLSESSLKRGIVRPEMLRRYVDEHIEGKFDHSFQVWTLLMLELWYQRFIDR; encoded by the coding sequence ATGTGCGGTATTACCGGATATGTGAACGCGAACGGCTCGCCCGTTGACCGCTCGCTGCTTGAGCGGATGAACGGCGCGATCCTGCATCGCGGGCCGGACGAGGACGGCTTTCACATTCACGAGAGTGTTGGCCTCGCAATGCGTCGGCTCGCGATCATCGACCTCGCCAGCGGGCAGCAGCCGATGTATAACGAGGACCGCACAATGGCACTCGTATTCAATGGTGAGATCTACAACTATCAGGAACTTCGCGAAGGGCTGATCGCACGCGGTCACAAGCTCCGGACAAAAAGCGACACTGAGGCTGTCGTCATTCTATATGACGAATACGGCCCGGATTGCCTACAGCATCTGCGCGGCATGTTTGCCTTCGCGATCTGGGACGCGCGTGATCAATCGCTCTTCCTGGCCCGTGATCGCGTCGGCAAAAAGCCGATCCTGTATTCGCATCAGTCGAACGGTGACCTGATCTTTGCCTCAGAATTTACCGCGTTGCTTGAGCATCCGTCCGTCTCGCGTGACGTCGACCACGAGGCCATTGACAGCTACATGTCATACCTCTGCGTCCCCGCACCGCAGACGGCGTTCAAGGCGATCAGGAAACTCGAGCCGGGCCACTGGCTGAAATGGAAGGGTGGGCAGGTCGAGACAAAACGCTATTGGCTGCCCAATTTCTCAAAGAAGATAAAGATCTCTGAGAAAGAAGCCATCGAGGAGACGACACGCATCCTTCGCGAATCAACGCGGCTGAGGATGATCTCAGAGGTGCCGTTGGGAGCGTTCCTCTCGGGCGGCGTCGATTCGTCCGCGGTCGTCGCGTTGATGGCCCAGGAGAGCGACCAGCCGGTCAAGACATTCTCCATCGGCTTCGAAGAAGAAGATTTCAGCGAACTAAAGTACGCCCGCCGCGTTGCCGAGCACGTCGGGGCCGAGTATCACGAATTCATCGTTCGCCCGAACGCCCTCGAAGTGCTGCCGACGCTCGTCGAACACTACGGCGAGCCGTATGCCGACTCGTCGGCAATACCGACGTATTACGTCTCAAAGGAAACACGCAAACACGTCACCGTGGCCCTCAACGGTGACGGCGGTGATGAGAGTTTCGCAGGTTATGAGCGGTACATGGCGATGGAGATCGCGGATATGTACCGCAGCATTCCACGGCCGCTGCGAAAGCTGCTTATCGAAGGGCCGGTCAATCTGCTGCCGTCCTCTGAGTTAAAAAAGACGCGTATTCGTGACGTTCAGCGATTTTTTACGTCAGCGAACGAGGGCCGAAAGGAAAGGTATTTTCGCTGGATGTCCACCTTCAAGCCTGCGGTAAAGCCCGCGCTTTACACCGACAATTTTGCTCATGCGGTCGCGGGCCAGCAGGCCTCGCATTTTCTTGATGACTGGTTTGATCGTGCCAATGGCTCAGGCATTCTAGACGCCACGCTGCTGACCGACCAGATGACGTACCTGCCGAACGACCTGCTCGTAAAGGTCGATATCGCGTCGATGGCCAATTCGCTCGAGGCACGTTCGCCATTTCTCGATCACAAACTGATCGAGTTTGCCGCGAGTCTGCCGGAAAACATCAAGATGAACCGGCTCAGGACAAAGTACCTATTGAAAAAGGTTGCTGCCCGGCTGGTTCCTTCCGAGGTCATCTACCGCCGCAAAATGGGTTTCGGCGTGCCCGTCGGCCGGTGGCTGCGAGGCGAGATGAAAGGCTTCCTCCGCGAGGTGCTGCTGTCCGAAAGCTCGCTAAAACGTGGCATCGTCCGGCCCGAGATGCTCCGCCGATACGTCGATGAGCATATCGAGGGCAAATTCGACCATTCGTTCCAGGTCTGGACGCTGCTGATGCTGGAGCTGTGGTATCAACGGTTCATTGATCGGTAG